A window of the Pseudoalteromonas sp. A25 genome harbors these coding sequences:
- a CDS encoding NAD(P)H-hydrate dehydratase, translating into MFILEAKYTSNLPQVAYTAQQVQQYEALAAKKSGTSLSSLMLRAGESLFSLFENEFVSAQCILLLAGKGNNAGDAYVLARLLHESGRKVTVFSVFETSLLKGDAAKAFKKAIAANVEIVTEQPCLKSYCVIVDGVFGTGFSGDLPNHIQKLFAECQAVAAKKLSIDIPSGVNGSTSVVTKGSFYADVTITFIALKQGLLTGKAKAHCGQLLYACLGVAQAFGQLVEPSATYMNHESLFAKFPPRPIDSYKNICGHVLVVGGNKGMAGAVRLAAEAALRAGAGLVSVATHPDNVNSVLQGRYELMVHGVDHEKQLLPLLKKADVMVIGPGLGQDEWARSLFSQSLEFGKHVVCDADGLNLLAQTHKRFDTAILTPHIGEAKRLLSEKSIVNEADRFELVMQIVKSYEAKVLLKGPGTLIANRKSVNINRTGCAAMASAGMGDVLSGIIGALIAQGMQPFAAMSLAVYIHGLAAQIAAKEGEKGLLASDLFVHIRRLLG; encoded by the coding sequence ATGTTTATCTTGGAAGCTAAATACACCTCTAATTTACCACAAGTTGCATACACAGCCCAACAGGTGCAGCAATATGAAGCGTTAGCTGCGAAAAAGTCGGGTACGAGTTTATCGAGTTTAATGCTTCGAGCGGGCGAATCACTGTTTTCATTGTTTGAAAATGAGTTTGTAAGCGCGCAGTGTATCCTGCTGTTGGCAGGTAAGGGTAACAATGCGGGAGATGCGTATGTGTTGGCTAGGTTACTTCATGAGTCAGGGCGCAAAGTAACCGTATTTAGTGTGTTTGAAACAAGTTTATTAAAAGGGGATGCAGCTAAGGCTTTTAAAAAAGCCATAGCCGCGAATGTTGAAATTGTCACAGAGCAACCTTGTCTGAAGTCATATTGCGTGATTGTTGATGGAGTATTTGGTACAGGGTTTAGTGGTGACTTACCAAATCATATACAAAAGTTATTTGCTGAATGTCAGGCTGTGGCAGCTAAAAAGCTCAGTATTGATATTCCTAGCGGCGTAAATGGGTCGACCTCTGTGGTTACTAAGGGGTCATTTTATGCAGATGTCACAATCACTTTTATCGCCTTAAAACAGGGATTATTAACTGGTAAAGCGAAAGCGCATTGTGGTCAGTTACTATATGCCTGTTTGGGGGTCGCACAAGCTTTTGGGCAATTAGTTGAACCTAGTGCAACGTACATGAACCATGAATCGCTTTTTGCAAAGTTTCCACCTCGTCCTATCGATAGCTATAAAAATATCTGTGGTCATGTATTGGTTGTCGGTGGTAACAAAGGAATGGCTGGGGCTGTGCGTTTGGCCGCTGAAGCTGCACTTCGAGCTGGTGCTGGTTTGGTAAGCGTAGCAACGCATCCTGATAATGTGAACAGCGTATTACAAGGCAGATATGAGTTAATGGTTCATGGCGTGGATCACGAAAAACAGTTATTACCTTTGCTCAAAAAGGCAGATGTAATGGTTATAGGTCCAGGTCTCGGGCAAGATGAGTGGGCACGTTCGTTGTTTTCACAAAGTTTGGAGTTTGGAAAACACGTTGTGTGTGATGCCGATGGGTTAAATTTGTTAGCACAAACCCATAAGCGGTTTGATACCGCCATACTCACTCCTCATATTGGAGAGGCTAAACGTTTACTTTCCGAAAAAAGCATTGTTAACGAAGCGGACCGCTTTGAGTTAGTCATGCAAATAGTTAAATCTTACGAAGCGAAAGTGCTATTAAAAGGTCCAGGCACGCTCATTGCTAACAGAAAGAGCGTAAATATTAATCGCACAGGGTGCGCCGCTATGGCTAGTGCTGGGATGGGAGATGTTTTATCTGGTATAATCGGCGCTTTAATTGCACAAGGCATGCAGCCGTTTGCTGCTATGAGCTTAGCTGTGTATATTCATGGTTTAGCAGCGCAAATTGCGGCAAAAGAAGGCGAAAAAGGGCTTCTGGCTAGTGATTTATTTGTGCATATTCGACGCTTATTGGGGTGA
- the miaA gene encoding tRNA (adenosine(37)-N6)-dimethylallyltransferase MiaA — MNKLPVITLMGPTAAGKTALAIELCQHLDTEVVSVDSALVYKGMDIGTAKPDADELALAPHHLIDIIDPLESYSVADFRKDACRHIDALHQQGKVPILVGGTMMYFKGLIDGLSPLPEADPGIRAQLEIEANQLGWPELHKQLTYIDPQAAEKISENDSQRINRALEVYRISGKTMTELQQQKQAPLPYEFHQFAIAPSDRKVLHQRIEQRFQIMLDQGFKNEVLTLYQREDLHPDLPSIRCVGYRQMWEHLAGECDYEQMVFKGVAATRQLAKRQLTWLRGWPQLTWLETNDQQNLQRVLTSLS, encoded by the coding sequence GTGAATAAATTACCGGTTATAACACTAATGGGCCCTACAGCTGCGGGAAAAACGGCCCTAGCGATAGAGTTATGCCAACATTTAGACACGGAAGTGGTGAGTGTTGATTCTGCTTTGGTTTACAAAGGGATGGACATAGGCACTGCAAAACCAGATGCCGATGAACTTGCCTTGGCTCCGCATCATCTTATTGATATCATTGATCCTTTAGAGAGCTACTCGGTTGCTGATTTTCGCAAAGATGCTTGTCGGCATATTGATGCTTTACATCAACAAGGCAAGGTGCCAATTTTAGTTGGTGGAACCATGATGTACTTTAAGGGACTCATTGACGGATTATCACCACTACCTGAAGCGGATCCTGGTATTCGCGCCCAGCTTGAAATTGAAGCAAATCAATTGGGATGGCCTGAGTTACATAAACAATTAACTTATATCGATCCACAAGCTGCTGAAAAAATTAGTGAAAATGACTCGCAGCGTATCAACCGAGCATTAGAAGTATATCGCATAAGCGGTAAAACAATGACAGAGTTGCAGCAGCAAAAGCAGGCACCGCTGCCTTATGAATTTCACCAGTTTGCTATCGCACCAAGCGATCGCAAGGTGCTACATCAACGTATTGAACAAAGATTTCAAATTATGTTGGATCAAGGGTTTAAAAACGAAGTTTTGACCTTATATCAGCGAGAAGATTTACATCCAGATCTTCCCTCGATACGTTGTGTTGGGTATCGACAAATGTGGGAGCACTTAGCTGGAGAGTGTGACTATGAACAAATGGTTTTTAAAGGCGTAGCAGCTACCAGACAACTTGCAAAGCGGCAACTCACCTGGTTGAGAGGGTGGCCACAGCTGACTTGGTTAGAGACCAATGATCAACAAAACTTGCAACGCGTATTAACTTCGCTAAGCTAA
- the mutL gene encoding DNA mismatch repair endonuclease MutL has product MSIEILPARLANQIAAGEVVERPASVVKELVENSIDAGATKIHIDIERGGHKLIRIRDNGNGIAKDELTLALSRHATSKLKSLDDLECISSLGFRGEALASISSVSRLTLSSKPPEQETAWQAFAEGRDMAVQVQPTAHPDGTTIEVKDLFFNTPARRKFLRTEKTEFSHIDELVKRIALSRFDVAITLTHNQKVMRQYRARGKVDGVKRVAQVAGKAFEQQAAFIESGSDGLMLYAWVLPVGSSNSTQYTYVNGRMMRDKLILHAIRQAFEEVAGEHDIPGFVVYLEIDPRQVDVNVHPAKHEVRFHQARLVHDFIVQAVKQAVIPTTHELATQPDSTSISELEHQDYRSTLKPLASTSVSDELASPVTSGSASSYGADRAPSTANKANVQRESTSRHYNVNQLYQALSHQQASEFDVPVEQGVANEPVLQKSKMLSIEGGVALIEDKQQLLVSHFKYALHLYWSNELERDASLASKALLLPVRVSLEKAEITSLAEQESWLTLLGFDIQFFERYIMVKKLPVSLYSVDVGTFSSDMLKACNSQLQSIDDWLRWLVIKTPERFYASEYFTKAQQYIEKNQKCLARIQEKAVKIDNKMFLQLLPQEF; this is encoded by the coding sequence ATGAGTATTGAAATTTTACCAGCGCGGCTTGCCAACCAAATAGCTGCCGGTGAGGTAGTAGAAAGGCCCGCCTCTGTTGTTAAAGAGCTGGTTGAAAATAGCATTGATGCTGGTGCGACAAAGATCCACATTGATATTGAACGAGGGGGTCACAAATTGATCCGCATTCGTGACAATGGCAATGGTATTGCAAAAGACGAGTTAACTTTAGCCCTATCTAGACACGCAACTAGTAAATTAAAAAGCTTAGATGATTTAGAGTGTATCTCTTCACTGGGTTTTCGTGGCGAAGCGTTAGCATCAATTAGCTCGGTGTCTCGATTAACTCTCAGTTCTAAGCCTCCCGAGCAAGAAACCGCGTGGCAAGCATTCGCCGAAGGGCGAGATATGGCGGTGCAAGTTCAGCCCACCGCGCACCCAGATGGAACGACAATAGAAGTTAAAGACTTATTTTTTAACACGCCTGCACGGCGCAAGTTTTTACGTACAGAAAAAACAGAGTTTAGTCATATTGATGAGTTGGTTAAGCGAATTGCTTTAAGTCGCTTTGATGTTGCTATCACACTGACACATAATCAAAAAGTAATGCGACAATATCGTGCTCGCGGTAAAGTGGATGGCGTAAAACGTGTCGCGCAAGTAGCTGGTAAAGCGTTTGAACAGCAAGCGGCTTTTATTGAATCAGGAAGCGACGGTCTGATGCTGTATGCTTGGGTGTTGCCTGTTGGTAGTAGCAATAGTACGCAGTACACCTATGTTAATGGTCGAATGATGCGTGATAAGCTTATTTTGCATGCAATTCGCCAAGCTTTTGAAGAGGTTGCAGGGGAGCACGATATTCCAGGGTTTGTGGTTTATTTAGAAATCGACCCTCGGCAAGTGGATGTCAATGTTCATCCTGCAAAGCATGAAGTACGTTTTCATCAAGCCAGACTTGTGCATGATTTCATTGTGCAAGCGGTGAAACAAGCGGTGATACCCACAACGCATGAGTTGGCCACACAACCCGACAGCACATCCATATCTGAACTTGAACATCAAGACTACCGCAGCACTTTAAAGCCGTTGGCAAGCACCTCAGTAAGTGACGAGCTGGCCTCACCAGTTACATCTGGTAGCGCTTCTTCCTATGGCGCTGACAGAGCGCCTTCTACTGCCAACAAAGCAAATGTACAAAGAGAGTCAACATCTAGGCATTACAATGTTAATCAGCTATATCAAGCACTAAGTCATCAACAGGCGAGTGAGTTTGATGTGCCCGTTGAGCAAGGGGTAGCAAACGAGCCAGTTCTGCAAAAGAGCAAAATGCTATCCATAGAAGGTGGGGTAGCCCTCATCGAGGATAAACAGCAGTTACTGGTATCGCACTTTAAATATGCATTACATCTTTATTGGTCAAATGAGTTAGAGCGCGATGCGAGTTTAGCTAGTAAGGCGCTATTATTGCCAGTGCGAGTGAGTTTAGAGAAAGCGGAAATAACCTCTTTGGCGGAACAAGAATCATGGCTGACGTTATTGGGCTTTGATATTCAGTTTTTTGAGCGATACATCATGGTTAAAAAGCTGCCTGTGAGTTTATATAGTGTCGATGTTGGGACATTCAGTTCAGACATGCTCAAAGCCTGTAATAGCCAATTACAAAGCATCGATGATTGGCTTAGGTGGTTGGTTATCAAAACACCAGAGCGGTTCTATGCGAGTGAATATTTTACTAAAGCGCAGCAATATATTGAAAAAAATCAAAAATGTTTGGCGCGTATTCAGGAAAAAGCAGTTAAAATAGATAACAAGATGTTTTTACAATTATTACCACAAGAGTTTTAG
- a CDS encoding sensor histidine kinase has translation MTNKVLIVDSNSVLAMRLKVLFELLGGEVEHIHYRMLDQIEDLERYDAIAVANGIPTSFLDSLSSLRQHEKLILLAPKPDNAQQLALFSQFNKALPNGIVVYPFFSNKEITNLLERVFEIGAESRLVLPSVLLVDHDLERLSELATSLSGAQLNVYTADTCVVGMSQAQHQAIDLLIAAYEPHDKCALDLFGQMKVLNNNLRCLLYTEKADQVDMLEAIRFGVEDVLIWPFDEGDLLKALHKLWQTEMLKRHNQELVERLQDTVDALIERDSLLRVIYKHTPDSIMLFNRDGSIIEGNDACVELFCCTQEQMQSSSIFELFDRESVENLKQQMHELKGRRNFDCELLLTRNDTIIPLMGTFNEIDHHGELAFSVILKNVAHLKKKQQVLEEAKEVLEAEVQARTAQLQKAKEAAEAANISKSEFLANMSHELRTPMHSILSFARFGLDKLGADDIPLDKLEKYLSRIETSGERLLLLLNNLLDLSKLDAGRFPFNPSSQDLCAIVKTAMDDVSGSALAKQIKLKLIATHQPLLVYCDREQINQVFRNLLGNAIKFSPENGKIQVEVEGCLDKVCIKVRDQGIGIPEEELSLIFSKFVQSSTTNSGAGGTGLGLAICKEFVLLHKGCIYATNNDDAGATIHIELPLDKK, from the coding sequence ATGACAAACAAGGTTTTGATTGTAGACAGTAACAGTGTTCTTGCTATGCGCTTGAAAGTATTGTTCGAGCTGCTGGGCGGTGAAGTTGAGCATATACATTATCGTATGCTAGACCAAATTGAAGACTTAGAGCGCTATGACGCTATCGCCGTTGCTAATGGAATACCAACCAGCTTCTTAGATTCACTGTCGTCATTAAGACAGCATGAAAAGCTAATTTTGCTTGCCCCCAAACCCGACAATGCTCAGCAGCTTGCTTTATTTAGCCAGTTTAACAAAGCGCTACCCAATGGCATTGTGGTTTACCCTTTTTTTTCGAATAAAGAAATCACGAACCTGCTGGAACGAGTGTTTGAGATCGGAGCCGAAAGCCGACTCGTATTGCCTTCTGTATTACTCGTTGATCACGATTTAGAGCGGTTATCTGAGTTAGCAACGAGCCTATCCGGAGCTCAACTAAACGTATATACAGCCGATACATGTGTGGTTGGTATGAGTCAAGCACAGCATCAAGCAATCGATTTATTGATTGCTGCTTATGAACCGCATGATAAATGTGCACTGGACTTGTTTGGGCAAATGAAAGTGCTAAATAATAACTTACGCTGTTTGCTTTACACAGAGAAAGCTGACCAAGTAGACATGCTCGAAGCAATACGTTTTGGTGTTGAAGATGTATTAATATGGCCGTTTGATGAAGGAGACTTGCTCAAGGCGCTACACAAACTGTGGCAAACTGAAATGTTAAAAAGGCATAACCAAGAGCTGGTTGAGCGCTTGCAAGATACGGTTGACGCCCTGATAGAGCGAGATAGTTTGTTGCGAGTGATTTATAAACATACACCAGACTCAATTATGTTGTTTAACCGAGATGGCAGTATTATTGAAGGCAATGATGCATGTGTAGAGCTATTTTGCTGCACTCAAGAGCAAATGCAGTCAAGCTCTATATTTGAGCTTTTTGATCGCGAATCGGTTGAAAACTTAAAGCAGCAAATGCATGAGCTCAAAGGACGGCGCAATTTTGATTGTGAATTGTTACTTACGCGTAACGATACGATTATACCCTTGATGGGCACGTTCAATGAAATTGACCATCACGGCGAACTGGCTTTCTCTGTTATATTGAAAAATGTCGCTCATCTCAAGAAAAAGCAGCAGGTATTAGAAGAAGCAAAAGAGGTACTAGAAGCAGAAGTGCAAGCCAGAACAGCGCAGTTGCAAAAGGCGAAAGAGGCGGCTGAGGCTGCAAATATTAGTAAATCAGAGTTTCTTGCAAATATGTCTCATGAGCTACGTACTCCCATGCACTCTATTCTTAGCTTCGCCAGATTCGGTCTAGATAAGCTGGGCGCAGACGATATTCCATTAGACAAACTAGAAAAATATTTATCGCGCATTGAAACAAGTGGAGAACGCTTGTTGCTGTTACTAAATAATTTACTGGATTTATCTAAGCTTGATGCTGGTCGGTTTCCGTTTAACCCCAGTTCTCAAGATTTATGTGCAATTGTCAAGACAGCAATGGATGATGTGTCGGGTTCTGCGCTTGCGAAACAGATTAAGCTAAAACTGATTGCAACTCATCAGCCATTGCTAGTTTACTGCGATAGAGAGCAAATAAATCAGGTTTTTAGGAACTTACTTGGCAATGCGATTAAGTTTAGCCCTGAAAACGGCAAGATACAGGTTGAGGTAGAAGGTTGTCTTGATAAGGTTTGTATCAAAGTACGAGATCAAGGTATCGGTATTCCAGAAGAAGAATTGAGTCTTATATTTTCTAAATTTGTACAAAGTTCTACAACCAATAGTGGGGCGGGTGGCACAGGCTTGGGTTTGGCTATTTGTAAAGAGTTTGTGCTGCTGCACAAAGGGTGCATTTACGCAACCAATAATGATGATGCTGGTGCGACGATCCACATCGAGCTGCCACTGGATAAAAAGTAG
- a CDS encoding response regulator, whose product MALQRVLAVDDEPFNLEIIEEILEDLDFELRTAASGPECLEMLEEFNPQVILLDVSMPQMSGYDVCRAIKSNPETSHIVVMFVSARGSVEERMEGYAVGAEDYIVKPFGQGELTAKLLKLGQMLLEKEILEQQVEDATTTAFSAMATSSEMGQIVNYIESIGNVNDVPTLANALINCMSHFGLSCNVEFRVDNEQMHYATSGICSPIVLELFEILKSKGRLHEFTSRILVNYQYVSVLVLNMPEGDDEKHGRIRDHICFIVSVTEQQLLAILTRNELRQQQQNLNAAVAMINSKFKSLMLMLDNNRRENEAVFRGLQEQFENRIPTMGLDEDQELFIYNHVDTAIQNSVAREEALIQVKKAFTEIESDLAELTHKVDES is encoded by the coding sequence ATGGCATTACAGCGTGTTTTGGCCGTGGATGACGAACCATTTAACCTCGAAATTATTGAAGAGATTCTAGAAGACTTGGACTTTGAGCTCAGAACTGCAGCAAGCGGGCCAGAATGCTTAGAAATGCTTGAAGAGTTTAATCCTCAGGTTATTTTACTCGATGTCAGTATGCCACAAATGAGTGGTTATGATGTATGCCGAGCAATTAAATCAAACCCCGAAACTAGCCATATTGTTGTGATGTTTGTTTCTGCAAGAGGTTCGGTTGAAGAGCGCATGGAAGGCTACGCTGTTGGCGCTGAAGACTACATTGTAAAGCCTTTTGGGCAAGGTGAATTAACTGCAAAGTTGCTTAAACTGGGTCAAATGTTGCTAGAAAAAGAAATTTTAGAGCAGCAGGTAGAAGACGCCACAACCACTGCTTTTAGCGCAATGGCAACAAGCAGTGAAATGGGCCAAATTGTCAATTATATCGAAAGTATTGGCAATGTGAATGACGTACCTACACTCGCTAACGCGCTGATAAACTGCATGTCTCATTTTGGCTTGAGTTGTAATGTTGAATTTAGAGTTGATAATGAGCAGATGCATTATGCGACTTCAGGAATATGCTCGCCAATAGTCCTTGAACTGTTTGAAATCTTGAAATCAAAAGGCCGCCTGCACGAATTTACTAGTCGTATATTAGTTAATTATCAGTATGTGAGTGTTCTTGTGCTCAATATGCCTGAAGGGGATGACGAAAAGCATGGTCGGATCAGGGATCACATTTGCTTTATTGTGAGTGTGACGGAGCAGCAATTACTGGCTATTTTGACACGCAATGAACTTCGCCAACAACAGCAAAATTTAAATGCGGCAGTGGCGATGATAAACAGTAAGTTTAAGAGTTTAATGTTGATGTTAGATAATAACCGACGAGAAAACGAAGCGGTATTTCGGGGACTGCAAGAGCAATTTGAGAATCGTATACCAACGATGGGGTTGGATGAAGACCAAGAGCTATTTATATACAATCATGTAGATACAGCAATCCAAAATTCGGTAGCAAGAGAAGAAGCGCTGATTCAAGTTAAAAAAGCATTTACTGAAATCGAATCAGATTTAGCTGAATTAACTCATAAGGTAGATGAGAGTTAA
- the queG gene encoding tRNA epoxyqueuosine(34) reductase QueG, whose amino-acid sequence MTADSINYIELATKIKQWGKELGFAEVGITDIDLSKHEAQLKRWLDNNYHGEMDYMAAHGMKRARPAELVPGTQRVISVRMHYLPPDASFAKALKNSHTAYISRYALGRDYHKVLRNRLKQLGQRISCEVAELGFRPFVDSAPVLERQLAEKAGLGWRGKNSLLIQKHAGSWFFIGELFVDIPLPIDKPDEFEGCGKCNACITLCPTGAIVEPYVVDARRCISYLTIELQGSIPEQFRSLIGNRVYGCDDCQLVCPWNRYGQLTKEADFSPRAALKDQSLIELFSWDEATFLKKTEGSPIRRIGHQRWLRNIAVGLGNAPYDEQIIAVLNSRLTGASDMLAEHISWALKQQLSKQKHMQRKHARLIRIIEKGLPRDA is encoded by the coding sequence GTGACTGCAGATAGTATTAATTATATTGAACTGGCAACAAAAATTAAGCAATGGGGCAAAGAACTTGGATTTGCCGAGGTGGGCATAACCGACATTGACCTATCTAAACATGAAGCGCAGCTAAAACGCTGGTTGGATAACAATTATCACGGCGAAATGGATTATATGGCAGCACATGGAATGAAGCGAGCTCGCCCTGCTGAGCTGGTGCCAGGCACACAAAGAGTCATTTCAGTTCGAATGCACTACCTCCCACCCGATGCAAGCTTTGCAAAAGCATTAAAAAACTCGCATACCGCTTATATAAGCCGATATGCTTTAGGGCGAGATTACCACAAGGTACTAAGAAATCGTTTAAAGCAACTCGGGCAAAGGATCTCTTGCGAAGTTGCAGAGCTTGGATTTCGACCATTTGTTGACTCCGCACCAGTGCTGGAAAGACAGCTCGCAGAAAAAGCAGGACTTGGGTGGCGAGGAAAAAACAGTTTACTGATCCAAAAACACGCTGGCTCTTGGTTTTTTATTGGCGAGCTTTTTGTGGACATTCCCCTACCTATAGATAAACCCGATGAATTTGAGGGGTGTGGTAAATGCAATGCCTGTATCACGCTTTGCCCAACAGGTGCCATTGTGGAACCCTATGTTGTTGATGCTCGCAGGTGTATTTCTTATTTAACCATTGAGTTACAAGGCTCAATACCAGAGCAGTTCCGCTCACTGATTGGTAACCGTGTGTACGGGTGTGATGATTGTCAACTAGTGTGCCCATGGAATCGATATGGTCAATTAACTAAAGAGGCCGACTTTTCACCAAGAGCAGCACTCAAAGATCAGTCATTAATTGAACTATTCAGCTGGGACGAAGCAACATTTTTAAAAAAAACCGAGGGCAGCCCGATACGACGGATAGGCCATCAACGTTGGCTCAGAAACATAGCTGTAGGGTTAGGCAATGCCCCATATGATGAGCAGATTATTGCTGTGCTAAATAGCCGCTTAACAGGTGCATCAGACATGCTTGCAGAGCATATAAGTTGGGCTTTAAAACAGCAACTTAGCAAGCAAAAACATATGCAAAGAAAGCATGCGCGTTTAATTCGAATTATAGAAAAGGGCCTACCTAGGGATGCCTAA
- the tsaE gene encoding tRNA (adenosine(37)-N6)-threonylcarbamoyltransferase complex ATPase subunit type 1 TsaE: protein MDNTFSQHLADEAQTVAMGERLCKYIRNGAVLFLHGDLGAGKTTLSRGIVQGMGHTGKVKSPTYTLVEPYELENVSIYHFDLYRLGDPEELEYMGIRDYFSPDAICIIEWPQKGEGFIPTPDLNVEMAYDGEQRTITVTANSERGRTIIMQLGQDA, encoded by the coding sequence ATGGATAATACATTTAGTCAGCACTTGGCCGATGAGGCGCAAACGGTGGCTATGGGCGAACGCTTGTGCAAATATATAAGAAATGGCGCGGTGTTGTTCTTGCATGGTGATTTAGGTGCTGGCAAAACAACATTATCTCGCGGAATTGTTCAGGGAATGGGCCATACTGGTAAGGTGAAAAGCCCAACGTATACCTTGGTTGAACCTTATGAACTGGAGAATGTCTCAATATATCACTTTGATCTGTATAGGTTAGGCGACCCTGAAGAGCTTGAATATATGGGGATCAGGGATTATTTTAGTCCAGATGCTATTTGCATTATTGAATGGCCACAAAAAGGTGAAGGGTTCATTCCCACCCCAGATCTAAATGTCGAGATGGCTTACGATGGTGAACAAAGAACAATTACCGTGACTGCAAATAGTGAGCGCGGACGAACAATCATAATGCAATTAGGACAAGATGCGTAG
- a CDS encoding GNAT family N-acetyltransferase — translation MTIRIAEIDDLQSITDIYNETIASRMVTADTEPLTVEQRMEWFSSHNSDRPLFVYEAKGRVVAWLSFKSFYGRPAYSQTCEISIYISTQARGQGLGQQLLEFAQVHAQVIKVSTLVGFIFSHNIPSLKLFKRHGFESWGELPDVAIMDGNPYSLTIVGKHLRN, via the coding sequence ATGACAATAAGAATAGCTGAAATTGACGACCTTCAAAGTATCACAGATATATATAACGAAACGATTGCAAGTAGAATGGTCACCGCAGACACCGAGCCGCTTACGGTAGAGCAGCGCATGGAGTGGTTTAGTAGCCATAATTCGGACAGGCCGTTATTCGTATATGAAGCTAAAGGCCGTGTCGTGGCGTGGCTTAGTTTTAAGTCATTTTATGGACGTCCGGCCTATTCTCAAACCTGCGAAATTAGCATTTATATTTCAACACAGGCAAGAGGACAAGGACTGGGACAGCAATTGTTGGAATTTGCACAAGTGCACGCACAGGTAATAAAAGTGTCTACCCTAGTTGGGTTTATTTTTAGTCACAATATACCCAGCTTAAAGTTATTTAAGCGCCATGGTTTTGAAAGTTGGGGAGAGTTACCTGATGTCGCAATCATGGATGGTAACCCCTACAGTCTCACCATAGTGGGTAAACATTTGAGAAATTAA
- a CDS encoding N-acetylmuramoyl-L-alanine amidase: protein MLLSVIFMVLSNFAQAKNNIEGVRVWPSPDSTRVVFDLSAKPDYSYFMLKNPLRLVVDFDNTNKADKFPKIPAEHRLISKLRYSKPKTASGTRVVFDLASSVKPVVMALAPAGPYKNRLVVDLYAKQTSLYSNDKVQTKKRERLVDRDIIIAIDAGHGGEDPGSIGPSGTYEKNVTLPIAKRLARLIDKQPGMKARLIRTGDYYLKIHTRSAKAREKRADFFVSIHADAFSSPGPSGSSVWVLSLRRANSEIGKWLEDKEKHSQLLGGAAELIKDTANEKYLAKALLDMSMDHSMKTALQVADEIVGELKKVTKLHKKRPQSANFGVLKSPDIPSILVETGFISNPKEERLLKSGNHQEKLARAIFKSIKNYYKRNPPDDSLFARLKEPAQHVVKSGESLSVLANRYGVSITALKKANRLTKDTLYIGQVLTIPKA, encoded by the coding sequence ATGCTACTGAGCGTTATTTTCATGGTGCTCAGTAATTTTGCACAAGCAAAAAATAATATCGAAGGTGTACGTGTTTGGCCATCGCCAGATAGTACTCGCGTTGTATTTGATTTATCTGCCAAGCCTGATTACAGCTACTTTATGCTGAAAAACCCGTTGAGATTGGTGGTTGATTTTGATAACACCAACAAAGCTGATAAATTCCCTAAAATTCCCGCTGAGCATCGTTTAATAAGTAAATTACGCTACAGTAAGCCGAAAACTGCAAGCGGCACGCGGGTGGTTTTTGATTTAGCTAGTAGTGTAAAGCCCGTGGTTATGGCACTTGCACCTGCAGGGCCTTATAAAAACCGTTTGGTTGTAGACCTTTACGCTAAACAAACTAGTTTGTACAGCAACGACAAAGTGCAGACCAAAAAACGTGAACGGTTAGTCGACAGAGACATTATTATTGCTATTGATGCCGGACATGGTGGTGAAGATCCAGGCTCCATTGGTCCATCAGGTACCTATGAGAAAAATGTTACCCTGCCAATAGCGAAGCGATTAGCACGTTTGATAGATAAACAGCCGGGAATGAAAGCGCGTTTGATCCGCACCGGCGATTATTATTTAAAAATACACACCCGTTCGGCAAAAGCACGGGAAAAAAGAGCAGATTTTTTTGTTTCTATTCACGCTGATGCATTTTCAAGCCCTGGCCCCAGTGGGTCTTCTGTATGGGTTTTATCTTTACGTAGAGCTAACTCTGAGATTGGTAAATGGCTAGAGGACAAAGAAAAACACTCTCAATTACTGGGAGGCGCGGCTGAACTGATAAAAGATACGGCCAATGAAAAGTATCTTGCCAAGGCACTGTTAGACATGTCGATGGATCACTCGATGAAAACCGCATTGCAAGTGGCTGATGAAATTGTAGGTGAGCTTAAAAAGGTCACTAAGCTTCATAAAAAACGTCCTCAATCTGCAAACTTTGGGGTGTTAAAGTCTCCAGATATCCCATCAATTTTAGTTGAAACTGGGTTTATTTCTAATCCAAAAGAAGAGCGACTATTAAAATCGGGTAATCATCAAGAAAAGTTAGCCAGAGCCATTTTTAAGTCGATAAAAAATTATTATAAGCGTAATCCGCCAGACGACTCTTTATTTGCGCGGTTAAAAGAACCTGCGCAGCATGTCGTTAAAAGTGGTGAATCTTTAAGTGTATTGGCAAATCGTTATGGCGTATCTATTACAGCATTAAAAAAAGCAAATAGGTTGACCAAAGATACGCTTTATATAGGCCAAGTATTAACCATTCCAAAGGCATGA